A genomic segment from Anticarsia gemmatalis isolate Benzon Research Colony breed Stoneville strain chromosome 14, ilAntGemm2 primary, whole genome shotgun sequence encodes:
- the SPoCk gene encoding secretory pathway calcium atpase isoform X4, translating to MWISAVESSILTWEEVAERLNVDVRRGLSWREANDRMNFVGPNEFQVKEQEPLWKKYIEQFQNPLILLLLGSAVVSICMRQFDDAISITVAIMIVVTVAFVQEYRSEKSLEELNKLVPPTCNCLREGSLEHFLARNLVPGDIVHLNVGDRVPADLRLYDSTDLAIDESSFTGETEPAVKSVLPNKAAAGRVNKDNIAFMGTLVRCGNAKGIVVSTGERSEFGDIFRMMQAEEAPKTPLQKSMDTLGAQLSMYSFCIIGFIMVTGWLQGKALQDMFTISVSLAVAAIPEGLPIVVTVTLALGVMRMAKRNAIVKKLPTVETLGCVNVICSDKTGTLTKNEMTVTTISTSGGHIAEVTGTGYNARGDVQLRAYKGRDLDVARMAVNTMLEAGVLCNNALIRDETLYGQPTEGALLACALKHGMHDVRDTYTRLHEIPFSSETKMMVVKCAPKFADGKLKEEVFVKGAIEKVLPLCTQYIDSSGNYAPMTKEKQNDFIAEAYNIARMGLRIIALCRGARLEALTYTGVCGVCDPPREGVRDAVATLARASVDVKMVTGDARPTALAVAQMVGLDVLHSQSLSGEQLDSMADDELDRIIDTVSVFYRVTPKHKLAIVKSLQRVGNIVGMTGDGVNDGVALKRADIGIAMGRNGTDVCKEAADMILVDDDFATIISAIEEGKCIFYNIRNFVRFQLSTSIAALSLIALATLMGIPNPLNAMQILWINIIMDGPPAQSLGVEPVDHSVLRRRPRDTTRRIISRALLLNVLLSAAIIIAGTLWVFNREMSDNKITPRDTTMTFTCFVLFDMFNALSCRSQTKSVFQVGLFSNKMFLIAVTLSLVGQMLVIYFPPLQRVFQTEALTGHDIIFLVCLTSSVFIVSEVKKLIERALKKRALGKFSSKSRDAMEFV from the exons GCTCAGCCGTAGTGAGCATATGCATGCGGCAGTTCGACGACGCGATATCCATCACGGTGGCCATCATGATCGTGGTGACGGTCGCCTTCGTGCAAGAGTACCGTTCAGAGAAGTCGCTTGAAGAACTCAACAAACTCGTGCCGCCGACTTGCAATTG TCTCCGCGAAGGCAGCCTCGAACACTTCCTCGCAAGGAACTTGGTGCCCGGCGACATCGTCCACCTGAATGTCGGTGACCGCGTGCCAGCTGACTTAAGGCTGTATGACTCGACAGACCTGGCTATCGACGAGTCCTCCTTCACGGGAGAAACGGAGCCGGCTGTGAAGAGTGTACTCCCGAATAAGGCTGCAGCAGGACGGGTTAATAAGGACAATATTGCGTTCATGGGCACCCTTGTCAGGTGTGGCAATGCTAAG GGTATTGTGGTAAGCACCGGCGAACGTTCCGAATTCGGCGACATATTCCGCATGATGCAAGCCGAAGAGGCTCCCAAGACGCCGCTACAAAAGTCCATGGACACCCTCGGCGCTCAGCTGTCTATGTACTCGTTCTGCATCATCGGCTTCATCATGGTGACCGGCTGGCTGCAAGGCAAGGCTCTTCAGGACATGTTCACGATCAGTGTCAGTCTGGCTGTTGCTGCTATACCTGAAG GTCTACCTATCGTGGTGACGGTGACCCTCGCTCTGGGCGTGATGCGCATGGCTAAGAGAAACGCTATCGTGAAGAAACTGCCCACCGTCGAGACTCTCGGCTGCGTCAATGTCATCTGCAGTGATAAGACCG GAACCCTAACAAAGAACGAAATGACGGTCACAACGATTTCAACAAGCGGCGGTCATATTGCCGAGGTGACCGGTACCGGGTACAACGCGAGGGGCGACGTGCAACTGCGAGCGTATAAAGGACGAGATCTGGATGTCGCTAGGATGGCTGTGAACACCATGCTTGAG GCTGGCGTGCTATGCAACAACGCGTTGATCCGCGACGAGACGCTGTACGGGCAGCCCACGGAGGGCGCGCTGCTGGCGTGTGCGCTCAAGCACGGCATGCACGACGTGCGGGACACCTACACACGATTGCACGAGATACCATTCAG ttCCGAAACAAAAATGATGGTAGTAAAATGCGCGCCAAAGTTCGCGGACGGCAAGCTGAAAGAGGAGGTGTTCGTCAAGGGCGCTATTGAGAAGGTTCTGCCTCTCTGCACTCAGTACATCGACAGCAGTGGCAACTATGCGCCCATGACTAAGGAGAAACAGAACGATTTCATCGCTGAAGCTTATAATATTGCTCGGATGG GTCTCCGCATCATCGCGCTATGTCGCGGCGCCCGGCTGGAAGCTCTAACGTACACAGGAGTGTGTGGTGTGTGCGACCCGCCGCGGGAGGGAGTGCGGGACGCCGTGGCCACGCTGGCGCGCGCCTCCGTCGACGTCAAGATGGTCACCGGAGACGCTAGGCCTACGGCACTCGCTGTTG CACAAATGGTTGGATTGGACGTACTGCACTCACAGTCGCTATCAGGCGAACAATTGGACTCAATGGCTGACGACGAACTGGACAGGATTATTGACACT GTTAGCGTATTCTACAGGGTGACACCGAAACACAAGCTGGCTATCGTTAAATCACTACAAAGGGTGGGCAACATTGTAGGAATGACAG GTGATGGTGTAAACGACGGTGTGGCATTGAAGCGCGCTGACATCGGTATCGCGATGGGTCGTAACGGCACTGACGTGTGTAAGGAGGCCGCCGACATGATCCTCGTTGATGATGACTTCGCTAccattat tTCGGCGATAGAAGAAGGCAAGTGCATATTCTACAACATCCGCAACTTCGTGCGCTTCCAGCTGTCCACGTCCATCGCGGCGCTGTCGCTCATCGCGCTCGCCACGCTCATGGGCATACCCAACCCGCTCAACGCCATGCAGATACTCTGgatcaatattattatggacG GCCCGCCGGCGCAGTCGCTGGGCGTGGAGCCGGTGGACCACAGCGTGCTGCGGCGCCGGCCCCGCGACACCACGCGCCGCATCATCTCGCGCGCGCTGCTGCTCAACGTGCTGCTGTCCGCCGCCATCATCATCGCCGGCACGCTCTGGGTCTTCAACAGAGAG ATGTCAGACAACAAAATAACACCCCGCGACACTACAATGACGTTCACATGCTTCGTGCTCTTCGATATGTTCAACGCGCTGAGCTGTCGTTCACAAACCAAGTCGGTGTTCCAAGTGGGGCTGTTCTCTAACAAGATGTTCCTGATCGCGGTCACCCTGAGCCTGGTGGGACAGATGCTGGTGATCTACTTCCCGCCGCTGCAGAGGGTGTTTCAAACTGAGGCGCTGACTGGACATG ATATAATATTCCTGGTATGCCTGACGTCGAGCGTGTTCATCGTGAGCGAGGTGAAGAAGTTGATCGAGCGAGCTCTGAAGAAGCGCGCGCTCGGCAAGTTCTCGAGCAAGTCGCGCGACGCCATGGAGTTCGTATGA
- the LOC142978611 gene encoding beta-1,3-glucan-binding protein-like has product MAAVVITRACALLFILHTSYGQYQIPDVSIQALRPKGFRVSIPDDPKISLFVFQGNINRAIGRTDVGSISGEVTNAKDGRWSYEDPNLELKVGDVINYYVVVSANRAGFVKDNLSFTVSALEDRNTQPVPTTSTPAECKTTITKVRGGTACSGQVIFEENFDNLRDDVWQIEQYIPVYSTDFPFVSYQRLSDNPTVVVDGGNLRITPKLQQRLPGFTDASIYTGSLNLFSGCTSAAEACMMDAWGANILPPIVSGRITSKAFAFTYGTVHVRAKLPQGDWVYPEILLEPFLKKYGSTHHSSGVVKIASARGNKELSSGVTDYSNKVLFGGPIMDFKCHDNLLANKVSSSYWGDDFHEYSLGWSPDRITLSVDGEEWARVEPAASGLAGRFSQNCDQLPRNLLRAGTKMAPFDDYFYLTLGVAAGSVTEFPDGVHTMGGRPKPWTNPSRKAVLNFWQDMDAWLATWNQPQMLVDYVKVVAL; this is encoded by the exons ATGATCCAAAAATAAGTCTATTCGTGTTTCAAGGCAACATAAACAGAGCAATAGGCAGGACCGATGTAGGGAGTATTAGTGGCGAAGTGACCAATGCCAAGGATGGCAGGTGGTCGTACGAGGACCCTAACTTGGAGCTGAAGGTCGGAGATGTCATTAATTACTATGTGGTCGTGTCTGCGAACAGAGCTGGCTTTGTGAAGGATAACCTTAGCTTTACTGTCTCAG CTCTTGAAGACCGCAACACACAGCCAGTTCCAACCACATCCACTCCAGCAGAATGCAAGACAACTATCACTAAAGTCCGCGGCGGCACAGCCTGTTCAGGCCAGGTCATCTTCGAAGAGAACTTCGACAATCTGAGAGATGATGTCTGGCAGATAGAACAGTACATCCCAGTCTATTCCACG GACTTCCCGTTCGTATCATACCAGCGGTTGTCCGACAACCCTACAGTCGTGGTTGATGGAGGCAACCTCCGCATCACTCCGAAGCTGCAGCAGAGACTGCCAGGTTTCACTGATGCCTCCATCTATACGGGCTCCCTTAATTTGTTTAGCGG ATGCACATCAGCAGCTGAAGCGTGTATGATGGACGCGTGGGGCGCAAACATTCTGCCGCCCATTGTCAGTGGCAGAATCACCTCTAAAGCCTTCGCCTTTACTTACGGCACAGTCCACGTAAGGGCCAAGTTACCACAAGGAGACTGGGTGTATCCAG AAATTCTTCTGGAGCCCTTCTTGAAGAAGTATGGAAGCACACATCACAGTTCCGGAGTGGTAAAGATAGCTTCAGCGCGAGGTAACAAGGAGTTGAGTAGCGGTGTCACGGATTATTCCAACAAG GTACTTTTCGGTGGTCCGATCATGGACTTCAAATGCCACGACAACCTGTTAGCCAACAAAGTGTCGAGCAGTTACTGGGGCGATGACTTCCATGAATACTCACTAGGATGGTCACCAG ACCGTATAACTCTGTCAGTGGATGGAGAGGAGTGGGCGCGAGTAGAGCCAGCGGCAAGTGGTCTGGCAGGCCGCTTCTCTCAAAATTGTGACCAGTTGCCTAGGAACCTGCTCCGAGCTGGTACTAAGATGGCGCCTTTTGATGACTAT TTCTACCTAACTCTCGGCGTGGCCGCTGGCAGTGTCACCGAGTTCCCTGACGGCGTCCACACAATGGGAGGACGGCCTAAGCCCTGGACGAACCCCAGCAGGAAGGCCGTGCTCAACTTCTGGCAGGACATGGACGCGTGGCTCGCGACCTGGAACCAGCCGCAAATGCTCGTCGACTATGTCAAAGTTGTCGCCTTGTAA